The genomic window TCATGGCTTCCTATTAGGAtgtatctgaaaaaaaaataaaaaaataaaaatatataatttgtgactcttagaaagtgtcacaaaatgtgaccAGTATAACGTTAAAATCTTGAAACTCTTGAAAAAAAACTTGTGGGTTTTTCTTGCAACTTCCTTCTGTTCTGCAAATTTTTAATATCTTAATAgtatcaatttcattatttattatggcaatttctaattttatgaGTGTAGTAATAATATTAACCATCCATGAGTGTAGTAATAATATTAACCatccaattgaatacatgaatacaaaacccacccaagtccatgggaagtgattttgagagaaaaacatgtgtatcattttaattccttcagttatatttacctggtcaatattgTAAGTTTTACGtgaaaatgagtgggttaaactgtattaagtatgacgattagcatttcagggacttcgtggggttcattttaaattttggacttgggtggttttttgaatcatatacaaagacaacaatgtttgaatgagattaacactagtaagataatacaaaataaagcacacaggtatgtataatgttaataagcattctgccatgtaatataaaccacacactttcctttattaaacccattttttttttcaaaagtcactctgaagcaatgaatgtgttacaagcgcacttttatacatactggatttcaatcaatgtgttacaagactcaaatcatggactttggtgattctttcatacatgctatttttcacatgctcaatagacacagtggatgaatttgggttgttttttcatacatatgacaggcctatgcatagcaacaaagTCCCATGCATGCTTaaatcaatttggccacagtatggacttgggtggcttttgtattcatatattcaattgtataattttcaaatcattttatGACACAATGTATGATTTGAATCATTTGAATTAACTTCCCTCCATACACAAGGGCAAACAAAGTATAAAATTAGTTTTATCGTAATCTTAAAGCCATTACAccatcaatattttcaaatttgggtttttacacgattttacTGTACTCAtaggggcacttaacacaaatgactatACAGAAAAACccaccattttggatttcacagctccaaaatttgaccaaaaaagagctctgaaagacccttgattttgataatttcagctttaTGACTGCTAAATTGTTAATtccttgcattttcattttttcatttgattttcaaccagaaagccaagaaagactctTGATTTATTTGAGCAAATTAAAACAGGGGACATATCcgacagtgaaaactaatattttgtggaaaagaaatacagtTCAATTTTAACGGAAATGTTGGCTTTAAAATATAAAGTCATGGCAGGAAATAAAATAGTACTACTTAATAAATACCAGGAATGCTGTGTCACTTTTACCCTATGTACAATGAAGAGATACAAGAACATGAAAAGGTTGGTCCATAATCAGGAACAGAGGCTCATATCTGTTAGAGCAGGTGTTGGAAACCCCTGACATGCATGATACTGATAAAGTTATTTTTAACAAATGGATAAGAAATATATCTGTTTGCTTTTAAAATCTGAGATGATTGAAGCACTGATTTATAAATCTTTGCAACCAAAATGTGATACAATTTCGAACTTGAACAGTcaggtccgactgcctgatcaggaagtactgccgaatcaggcagcatgtttcCGAGTCAGGCaatatggtatcccacaatgcaatgctctatttcaaatagagcatcttttaatataccattatttcttggtttagagtaaagaagtaggtcaaatatataaaattatcaatgaatgtacaattagtagtaatttttcataaattttagttaaaattaagttaatttgcatatttaaatcaaatttctaaaaaaccgttagaaattgttttgttatttaaattatttttctcccagtggatttttttttgcccggttaaaaattgtcaacttgCATGTagttcatgtgtgtcaaagtaaaatttccaccgatcttttataaaatcaccatgaacaatttagtccttagtctgtcgaattcggaagggttgccaaagcctgtgttgcctaattcagcaacatgctgcctgattcggcagtacttcctgatcaggcagtcggaccggactgttgaATAAGAATAAATACATATGGTCAAAAGTTACTTTTAAAAATGAGCAGCATGATATTGTCAAAAGTCCAAATTGTTAAATTGATAACTGTTTTTCCTGTTCAAGGTTCTCAATCTAAGCCATAAGATGGAGGCACATATTCTTGATATAAAGTTAGATTTAATATGTTTGCCCAAATATGGCTTAAGTGAAGAATATATAATAATCTATATTTTCAAATATAAGTTTTGAAAAACGTTTCAATGTAGCACTTCCGTGAGTTAAGAGCGTGTATACAGTTACCAGCTTATCCGTTATATTAGCGTAAAAGTACTGGAAACTCAATGGATATCACAATATAATCTTTCCATATAcacccactataaacacactcgAAGATCAATTGAATTTAAAAAGACACCCAAAATTATCCAtgattgtttaaaacttttttgttaAAGACCAAttcacaatgatcaatatacaaaCATTCATTTTAATGATAGGCTAAATATGGTGGAATTGAGATCTCCAAACTGTACACTGTGTAAAATGATCAATTTGAAACCTTCAAAGAAAAAGTCAACATAGAAATTTTTAACATCTGCAGTACAGTATGATGTCATAGAAAGGActaatttatatcaaaaatgtatgcACATGGACAAAAACATGCATAGTACACATGCTTCTTTTTAAATAACTTGTCTGTTGTACCATGAGGtatagaaccaaagagtacatgACTTCGCAGTGTCAATCATGGAAGGCAAAATTGCAAAAGCTTTTATTCAAAGTGCATTGTTTTTTGCATTCTATGTGTAACACATTGTGCAAATAATGCATGCTAAGAATTGCATGTACAAACCTCAAGCTCAAAGATGTCaattatcattttattttgtGCTTTAGCTGATAAACGCTGACGGTACACTATTTGGCCTCAATGAGCGACAAGCCAATAATGGCAGAtgtaccatagcattacacacagggcaattttgagttggtactctttgtatCTAATCTCTTTGATAATATTCTTAGCCATTACAGGCCTAACAATTACATGAACTATTTAAAGCATATTAATGGAATGTGATAATTAACAATTCAAATATAAAAAAGCTGTCaaataatgtgaatttcaaaaaaatataaaatacaaaatgtaggaTGGTTTGATTCAGCATAAACctttttgtttttacaaaatgttaataTACAATGCATCCAGGATCACATAAGCTAACATACACAAACAAAGTACCTATCATagtattaatataattatagataATGTATGTATACCCTTACATACATGCACACAGATGTACACTAACTTGCTtgcacacacccacccacccacatcTAAGTGTAAACGCCACAACCATAGACATTGACCGACCATACAGTTTTTATTATCCAACTGGACACACAGGGGGTTTTCAAATGTATAAGTCCTCAGACTCGGAGCAATCCCAACACACTCCTACTCTCACTTCCATGAACAcgcccccacatacacacccgcTACATGTTTCACCGACAAACGTGAGCATTATGAATTTCCTATGTAGTTTACCGTGGACCTCTACGCACTGACATTTCGCTATCACACCTACCATGGGGGACCTATTGCATTATTACGGCATGTACCACCTTCTGCCACTCTCTTACGATCATAGACATCCACGGTTGCTTTGGTCTGCACTTTATGAGCGATGTCAAAATTGGATCCACGTTTATCGGTGAAAACAAACGTatccccacacacacactacCTGTATCAACACCTTTCCGAGGGACAAAGATAAAAAATTCCTGGTGGGCATCATGTTGACCTTGTTTTTACTGGGACAAATGCTGGcatgtaaaaaatgtcaaatttacaCTTTTTAGGCCTCAAATCAAAGTAAAATCATGTGTTTACCGGgccaatttgcaattttacattATCATAACCAAGTAAAATCCAAGTTTAAAATTACCGGTCTAAAAAAAAGATTCACAGGGCAATTCTGGCTGATTTTGGTATCTGCCTGGTGGATGGAGCTTGTCAGCCCGGTCAGATTTCATATTGGTAAATGTTGCAACTTCATCCAAGCAAACTCTATGATCCCTGATCCATCTTCCACCTTCAACTGTCTTGCTGTTCAGATTGTCCCTCCACCGTCCTTCTGGTAGGTAGATATCTCTCTTCCTTGCATTCTTCTTAAGAACTGGTGCCACCAAGAGTGTATCCCCAACTAGGAATTGTGAGTCTATTGTCTGGGCTTGTGTATCTTTAGGAGCGATCCACCACAGTGGTCTAATGATGGGAAATCCTGGGAATGTACAAATAGAGTGCAAAAATAATATAATACcagatacatttttttacatagcCCTTTACATCAAAAAGTTCAGAGTGCTGTAGTATACAACTTAAAatacaattataaaataaatatcataaaacaCACCTATTTAAAAAGAGCATGCCTGCAGCAAAGAAGTAGGGTCATTCCAGCATGCAGGGGGGAATAAACCAACCCAGTCAGTAGATATACTGACATGGAGGGCAAAAAACGAATCCCAACTCATGCTGAAATACCAGGATCCCTCACCGCAAACAAGCTAGAACTACATGACACCATAATGATTCTGAAGACATCCAAGCAGGTTACCGCATCCTCCTTCCCATCAACATAATTAGTGCTATGGTGCTGAAGGATAGAACACAAGTCAttatctctgaggtaaaactatCTAATTTGCTCAGCTGCAGCTGTTTCTACAACTTTTAAAAGGATCAACTCTCAGATTTGAAATTCTGTGCTTCCGTAACTGTAGGGATTCTACATATAGCATTAAGAGTGAGCCAATTAATCAATGGaatcacttgcacaattttgaaAGCAATGGCAAAAACGATCATGAAATCATCTGGAAAAAACTCTGTAGCAGAGCGAAGAGTAATTGACGATATGCTTCAATAACTAGAAGTTTATTCAAGCAGATTTTCAACATCCACATTGACATGGGATCCAAAGGGTAGGGTTTGACCACTTAACAAACTTTGATCGTATGACCCtgattggtcattgcacaaaaGTTTGCAAATCCAGAAGCGCTAGGTGCATGTAATTCATTGCAAAGTTTTCCAGATAAATGTTTATCCAGCAAACTACATAACACAATGATGTATTGAGCAGCCAACAacttaatagaggttatccatatTCTacaagctgcatatcctatcagcgactgctataccttgtttaggacttttgaaataagtacctgcatgtgcaaccatgactgtttcaaaatagcccgcaaaagtcatgcaggtaactccgaggtcgtgcattgaattggtttaattgaatgaagaatactacgggaaccagcaccttttgttagaagtcacacatgagtaaagtggataacctctattccattTTTTGGACTGGTGATCGAAGGTAATGTCAGAATGCAATGCCAATTTAAAGCTGTGGGACATTGACATAATGGAAGCAACAAACCTTAACATGCTCTTCCGTTGCTACTGGATAGTATTCAATTCAACATGTAGGAGTGTAGTGATCTGAAGGAAGGTCATGTCAATCCAGTAGCAAACATATGACCTAGATGATGAGTTGGTGCTGCAATGTGTTGCTGTAGATCAGCTGAACTTAAAAAGAGATCACTGaactttgatgaaattttgtgtttCAACTGTCTACCTCTCTGATGGCTTTCCTTAAATTTACAATACCTAATCTTATAAATAACACATATTTTacaccaaaatacaaatatagatTCATATTAAACAAGAAACATAACTAAAGTTGCTGGTATTAAAAGATTAAAGATCAGATCGATGCTCTACATCTTGTGATCAGTCACATCTGTCAATAGCAGGTAGCAATGACAACTGATCTCCAATTTAACAAAATAAACAGATACATAAACCTTAAAAAGATTATGTAAGAAAGTAAAATCAGTGGACAATCTACAAGATATGCCTTAAGATGGGGCCACCACAAGAAGGCTTTTGCTATATAGGGTTGTAGAAAACTACTACAGATAGATGGAATAAAGTATCCAATCTAAATAGCAagtgaataaaaacaaaatgcagcTAGATACAGCCCGTGGGCCCACACAAAGGCAGGGAATAAATTGAGACAATCTTATAGTGTTAAGAGTCAATCCGATTGACCAAACTTTAGGTACTGGGTAtgcaattttttttccatttatttaaaattataaacaatCATTTCAAAGACAAAATTTGATTGACAAATATCgccattgtttttatattttgaacAGGAAAGCAGAACAATAACAAGTTATATCAGGGCTGCACAACATTTACTACATGAACATAAAATGCATGCAGGGTAAATCTAAACTGGTTAGGCTAGGAATagatggatgatcattctcatgaaAGGGGTAATGTTTGTACAGCCCTGATAAAGAAGGGTAGAGAGGATCCATAACACAATAATCCAACAAGTTTTGCTCTTGATACGATATTGGTAGAGATACGACCTTATGCAAGATCTCCCATTTACAAATGTAAACCTCCAAAACAAGATTCTTTTTCGAATTGTAAACTTTAATAGACTTGAAAATTTGAAGACACACTTCATAGCAGTACTAGTACGATGGTGCAAGTCTAGTGATCGCAGGAGTCCATTGCCCGCGGGCTCATTGACCCCTTTGACTATGCACCCGAGTTCACCAAGACATGTTAATTAAACTTTAAAAGATGGTGCAAGACCAGTCACCACTCCTTTCATGTGACCAGCATGTCCAATTAACAGTTTAACGCACCTCAGAATTGAAGGTTTCAAGGACGTCACAGAGGAATCAGAACCTGAACTATCAGTGCATctgaaaattattatatttagttctctgggttgacaGGATGAACAAAATTTCTCCACCCAGAGCAGCCAGCCCAcataaacgtaaaaaaaaaaagtgcgtctGGCCGTATTCAACCTGGCGATCTTCATAATACTAACACAACCCTTTAATGATACTGGGTTTTTTCAACGTTTACGCATGCTGGCTGCTCTTGGTATAGATTACACCTCCGTGCATCTGAGTACAAAACATGCCAGATTATTGGTCTTGTAAATGTGGTAGAAAAACTGCCCAAATACCAACAAGGGTGGACAATTGCCTATAAAGAATTTAATGTTAAATAACACTTCAAACTGGTTACTTTCAGCATGGTCTTGATCCAATTTTGGGTAAAATCAGAAAGGATTTACATTTAACTTACCCACTCCAGATTTATTTTGTAAAGATAAacttttcaaagaaaaatttgattattgtaaATAAAGCAGAACAATAACAAGTCAGGGCTGCATAAGGGTAAATAAATAGATGGAACAAGTAAGGTGGTAGAATTTACAAGATCTCCCATTtacaaatgtaaacaaacaagatTCTTTTTTAATTGTTAACTATAATAGAGAAGACACACTTCATAGCAGTACTAGTACGATGGTGCAAGTCTAGTGATTTTGAGTCCATTGTAAATGTGCATCGAGTTCACCAAGACATGTTAATTAAACTTTAAAAGATGGTATGACCACTCCTTTCATGTGACCAAGTGTCCAATTAACAGTTTCACTGACCTGCACCTCAGAATTGAAGGTTTCATGAGGACAACGTCACTAAGGAATCAGAACCTGAACTATCAGTGCAtcttaaaattattatatttagttGAACAAATTTTCTTTACCAGAGAAGCCAGCCCACATAAGCGTAAAAAAGTATCTGGCATATTCAACCTGGCTATCTTCAAAATACTAACACAACTCTTTAATGATActgttttttttcaacgtttaccCATGCTGGCTGCTCTGGATATAGATTACACCGTGCATCTGAGAACAAAACATGCCAGATTATTGGTCTTGTAAATGTGGTAGAAAAAGCCCAAATACCAACAAGCGGTTGCCTATAAAGAATTTAATGGTAAAATAACACTTAAAACTGGTTACTTTCAGCATGGTCTTGATCCAATTTTGGGTAAAATCAGGAAGGATTTACATTTAACTTACCCACTCCAGATTTATTTTGTAAAGAGGCttgaaatgtcataaaaatatgtAACAAGTAAGGAGAACAGTCTCAAAAGTGttcatgttttttcaggaaattgtTAAATATGATACACCAAAACAAACCtgtaataaataaaatcactTACATTTTATTTCCCTATttaaatttatgaaataattCGCTAAACCTCTGCCACAACTGTCTGAAATCTTCTATACATAGATAAcatgttgatattgatattttcataTGCGACATATGATCTGGTACATGGAGGCTAAAGGAGGTAGTTGTGAAAATTGagctactataattattacattatacaaacattaggctatcatatattgaaaacaccaaaggtctagcatacctgGTTCTAAGCTGATGAAGTTGTCCTTTGGGCTCCATGGACCAGATGATTGGCTAATTATAATATAATGTATGtgtaaccaatcagaatagaggTTTTAGATATAACCTTTCAGCCCTACTCCCATATCTGTTTGCAGCGAATTAAAACGCTTTAGTGCCTTATGGAGCTCTATGggtgttttatttttattataattaccTCACAAAATTATTGTGGATATAATTGGTTCAAATATATACACCTCTACTGTTGGTGCAATCTTTTGTGTTAATTATTTGAATCCTAATTTGACCAGTAGTAGTGCCTATGggtgttttatttttattataattaccTCACAAAAttattgtgtcacatataaattCAGAATAATTGTGGATATTCCTTACTCCATGGGTACTACTGCCCTTCTTACAGTTCTGCCGAcgatttggaatcagcatgaaaaatgcataaaaatgagttcaaacaagcactgtggttcttgagacagattttgaaattgagaaaatatctgaaaaacTGCATACTAAGCATTAAATGGAATGTTATTACTCAATTGTTAGGTTGTATGTAGTTGAACCAAACAATATACCCACAATGTGatgaacatattttatcaaaaaagtttCCTGAATTTTAAACTCACCTTTTTCTACCGAATCATTTATGAGCTCCATCACCAATGGTGTAACAACATCGGCATGTATACTAGTCATCTCCTTGGCAATTCTGACTACATCATCATTATCTTGATACTGCCATGGTGCTACCGAAAACTGCATCGCTGGAAGATATGCCGTCAATTCCAACCATCTTATGTACAGCTCTCTATCGGGTAAATAGCGACTATGAAATGTGACTGAATCGTAACAATTTCCACCTATCATATCTGGTAGAATGTACGGGTATCCTAGAAGCCCCATTACCAATGTTGAAGGTATCATTGTCAGAAGCCCATTACTGTAATTCCAATTGGAATCCTTGTCCATCATTCTAACAAAAACATGGTGCTTTTGGGATTTGTGACCACAGCGGACTTCAATTTGCCTTCCGAGACGTTCTGCTGTTTGCACATACTTTGTGCAGTACAAATTTGGATTTGAGAACGGTACGCTGGCATTGTAATTAATGGGCAGATACTGTGCTTCACCAGCATCAAATTTGAATGAATCTATTCCATAAATGTCACGGAATTCCATTAGTCTTTCGACATACCAATTATTAGCATCAACATTAGATGTATCCAAGACAGCAGCGACACCATTCCACCAGGTGACTAAAGCAGGTACTCGTCCAGTTGGATCTTTCAACCAATAACCTTTCTCTGTGCCTTCTATGAAAGCAGGTGAGTCTATGTTAGCGAAAGGATGCACCCATGTAGTAACACGAAAACCCATCTTCTTAAGATCCGACACCATTTCCCTTGCATTTGGGAACTTTTTCAAGACAAAATTGTATTCGCCATGACTAGTGGTGTACATATCATCTATTTCAATCTGACTGTTATTAAAACCATGATCTCGGATCTCTTTTGCATATTGCAGCACTGATGACTGATTGACATGGACCTTATAGCGTGCCCAAGTTGACCATATAGGGTACTGAAACATGCGCTCATCTGGAACTTCTTTAATTTTTGGATGAGCAAAGTACTTGTTAATCACAAACTCATGGGTAGTTCTCATATCTTTGCCAACACAAAGTGTGTACTTCAGGGTGGGATATTTCTGTTCTGGATTTTGATATGGCGAATTAATATACTGCGATTTGAAGCACATTTCTTCAGAATTCTTCTCATTGACACTCACATGCAATGGAGTTTCCTCATCCACAAGAACCGCAACACCAAGTGAATTTAACCAATAACGTTCTATAACAGAACCAATAGGCTCTCTCATCCTGCATGAGATCTTGACTAACAAATGGTTTCATAGGTATATCTATATTCTCCATAGGCCACTGCATGTCATGGATCTCTCCACCGCCATACCAGTGTGGTTTTGATATGGTATGTTTGTGATTAAACAATACGCAATCAGTAGGTGGGTAATCATACATCAGAGAGTTCCACTTAACATCTACACACTGTACGTTCTTTTCTTCAGGCTCAGGGTCATGAACTTTGACCCTTAATTCTGCAATTGCCCTTTCAATATCACCAGTAGTGTTCTTCCACCAAAAACAGACACTATTCTTCTCTGGTGAACTACACTCTTCATCAATTGCAATGTCAACGatgttgacagcaaaatgtatgtcaatCAAAGTATCATCATTTTTGTCTAAAAGTGCCAACTTGTGTTTATTGACGTCAATGTACATGGGGCCGATTCGGGCGACTCCTCCCGTGCTGTGCATCATGACATAATAGTATGCCAGTAAGGCAAAAACGAGGATGGCGATTGAGAACGCCATCAGACCTTTGCGTGTTTTCTTGCTTACGTAACACATCCGATGCAGAGGCAAATATAGGCTGCTGGAATGCTGGTGCACCATACACAGGAGGGATCTCCAATATACTACACATCCAATGCAGGGTTGGATGTGCTTGTGTTTTCTCCAGATTTAAGGACACCTTGGAAGCAAGCAGAGGAGTCCGAGGTATTCTGGCTTGAAATTGCATTCACAGGCTGTTGTCTGATCTGAAAGAACAAagtacacaagaaaaaaattgtaagGGTAGTGAACACTTAAAAAACTCAACTGACCCATATTCCtgtttttgagatttaaaaaaaaagctatatgGATGTAAAATCAGCTGTCTAAAGTAAAAATTAGATTTATATTGACTGAAATAAATGTGTGTAAAGAAAAGTAATTTATTATTGGTCATTTTTAGATTTGTTTGGTAAAAAGAAAtccacaaaaataaaaaacaaaacaaatataaaaacgcCCAACCACCCAACCCTACTTTTTTCTGGCCCTAGGCACGGCAACATGATTGCAGTTTCATACAATTTGGGGGTACAGATGATGAGTGGGGCGCCGGACCTGATTAGGGGCACCGGGCTTGATGGGGG from Amphiura filiformis chromosome 5, Afil_fr2py, whole genome shotgun sequence includes these protein-coding regions:
- the LOC140152913 gene encoding LOW QUALITY PROTEIN: myogenesis-regulating glycosidase-like (The sequence of the model RefSeq protein was modified relative to this genomic sequence to represent the inferred CDS: deleted 1 base in 1 codon) yields the protein MVHQHSSSLYLPLHRMCYVSKKTRKGLMAFSIAILVFALLAYYYVMMHSTGGVARIGPMYIDVNKHKLALLDKNDDTLIDIHFAVNIVDIAIDEECSSPEKNSVCFWWKNTTGDIERAIAELRVKVHDPEPEEKNVQCVDVKWNSLMYDYPPTDCVLFNHKHTISKPHWYGGGEIHDMQWPMENIDIPMKPFVSQDLMQMREPIGSVIERYWLNSLGVAVLVDEETPLHVSVNEKNSEEMCFKSQYINSPYQNPEQKYPTLKYTLCVGKDMRTTHEFVINKYFAHPKIKEVPDERMFQYPIWSTWARYKVHVNQSSVLQYAKEIRDHGFNNSQIEIDDMYTTSHGEYNFVLKKFPNAREMVSDLKKMGFRVTTWVHPFANIDSPAFIEGTEKGYWLKDPTGRVPALVTWWNGVAAVLDTSNVDANNWYVERLMEFRDIYGIDSFKFDAGEAQYLPINYNASVPFSNPNLYCTKYVQTAERLGRQIEVRCGHKSQKHHVFVRMMDKDSNWNYSNGLLTMIPSTLVMGLLGYPYILPDMIGGNCYDSVTFHSRYLPDRELYIRWLELTAYLPAMQFSVAPWQYQDNDDVVRIAKEMTSIHADVVTPLVMELINDSVEKASLQNKSGVGFPIIRPLWWIAPKDTQAQTIDSQFLVGDTLLVAPVLKKNARKRDIYLPEGRWRDNLNSKTVEGGRWIRDHRVCLDEVATFTNMKSDRADKLHPPGRYQNQPELPCESFF